The following is a genomic window from Rhinoraja longicauda isolate Sanriku21f chromosome 26, sRhiLon1.1, whole genome shotgun sequence.
tttgtaggttaattggcttggtataaatgtaaaattgtccctagtgtgcgtaggataatgttaatgtgcagggatcgctggtcgctgtggactcggtgggccgaagggcctgcttccgctctgtatttttaaactaaacctTCAGCTAATTTTCCCTTCCACCTACCCTTTTGCCAACTTCCCTCGTTTAGAATATCCAACCTGATCTTTCAAACCCCTTTCCCAGGAAGTCTTTCCATCATATTTTCCCTAATCCTCGACACCATTTCAATTTCCTGATTACATCATTACAACTTCCACTTCCCTAAACCTCAAATTACTTTCATTGAGCATCGTCCTCCAGACTCTCACTATCACCAATGCCTTTGTCCAATTCCCCAAACATTTTCTTCATTGTCTTCTGATCTCTAAAATCGCCATTTATGTAAACTCTATGTCTGCATTGCTTCTATCCCATCCCCTCGTCTGTGACTCTGGGGCTTGGCTTAAACCACATtgatttccaccctcccccccccatactCTGACCAATTTCAGCAATCCCCAGTCTCTCTGCACAAATCACCCACCCCTCTATTCAATGCCTCAACCCAACCCTTCTTACCCGTAAACTCCAAGCTCCAGTCTCCACTAAGACCACCATTCCCTAACTCCAAAGCAAAAAGGTCGGGCAGACAGAACCTGCTTAATATGGTAGGCAGGATTCTTCAGGATCAATGATGTTTACTGCTCCTTCCCTGTCTAGGAGACTTGGATACAGACCCAGATTCTGTCACCATTTGTAATTAATCACCATTTCTAATTAATAATAaagaatttttaaattttttgtgAACATGTGTTGATGATGTAGACGTTTAGACATTTCAACAACCTGGGGTTGTTGCTTCACCTGTTTCAAAATACTGTGAAGGGAGAGCTTGTTCAGACCCTGTTGTCTGATGTTACTTAGAACTGGAAGAACTTGTATTGTGTGGTATCTGGCCAACTACTTGTGAGCTGGCTTTTTGGAAGAAATTGTCACTCCAGTTAAGTGTACACCTCATTTTGGGGAAGAAGCAAGCGTGGGCAGCTCTTCATTGCAAGGAAATTTCAGCATCTGTTTAAATTGCTGTGGCCATACAAGCTTCTGTATGTCCAGACTACTTCTGCACAACTTCTTGCATTTAGAACCTTTTAAAACACATACACCTCTTTGTGTTCAAACACATGACATGTAATTAAGTTACAGTATAGTCTTGGAATTATCATTCTATTCCGCATTAACTTACATCAGTTGTACAATGTGCAAAACGATTTTTGGACACAGCGTCAGATTGCACAGTTGGCAAAAATCACAATCTGGTGAAGATCTCCACAGGGAGTTTTTATTTTGTCCATTGTTGTCTGTTAACTGGTTTCCAGAAATGCACAGATGGCATTTATAAAGTCATGAGGATTTTCAGCATGGACCCAATGACCAGCTTCAGGAACATGTTGAATAATAGAATTTGGAAACAGTCGCTTGATCTCAGGATAATCCTTGGGGCTTTGAAAAGAGTACAAAagaataattaataattaatggAGAAGCTAATGTTAGCATTGTTAATAAACGTGCTTTATGTTCTACTTAGAGTACACCACCAGCATTACTCCAAGGTGCAAGAAAAGACGACTAAATGTTCCCAATTTAATTCTTATTTTCTGCTGATACAGTATCCCTATTTTTGGTTCAGCCATGTTTAAGATTAAAGCAAATAGCAACTGATGAGACCATTTACCCCCTAGAGTCTGCTTTGCATATTTAATCAGATTAATTTATTCAACTTTTTCTAGTATACTTTACCATCTTCTCCACATGATTCCtttactgatttaaaaaaatcactattTTCAATAATCAGGCATGTgactgagatttaaaaaaagaggaaaagagccgagcgtttGCGCGAGGCttacaacgggggtcaaaaaacTGGACGGCAATTTTGAAaacttacacacaaaattaccagtttcaagcctcttttagtgcatttcaaagtaaaaacaaacattacaaaataatgtgaatatgtcactgtatactaataccATTTTgatgtaaatttgcacattaaatgataatcagcccaaaaaggtggtaatttgcttttctgctgtgttttatattttaaccaaaGTAATTTGTCTTCATTGCTTTGTTTATATATTCTTGCACATGaatttaatatttacttattacagttccaccactgattttctggcactcttggttccagagctttgctggtttatccagcaggccaaggaagccagctatggggatagatttgctggctccagctgggctggagttccagaggcccagccgcaggttgcaaattcaacccaccgatcggccgtggaagtcctgatgaggttgagattggctgccttgcccagcctaggtgccacattttcgggaagaCTTCCAGGGAGcgtggggggatttctcgcggaacaccTATCGACCTCTAGTggaacctagtgttcattacaagtctatacatcgttttttaaaaaattcttttttcgatccgatttctccgtttatttggcaaagtgaaaaacgcggaaatcatgcaaaaagcgcggaaaatggattttaaaactgcggaaacgcggaaaattcacatgcctgaataAATGAGCATTCACAGCTTTCTGGTGCAAACAATTTCAGATACTTCTTCCTTTGAAGAAAGAAAAATTTCCTCGTCTCAATCCTAACTGAATGCCCCCTCATTCATACAGTATATCCACTAGCCTGAGACCATTCCCTTAGGAGAAAATATCCTCCTATCACTAACATGTAAAACCCTCTaagaattagagtcatagtcacggAATAatctagcatgaaaacaggccctttgactaccTGTCGAAACTGACAAAGTTGACATTCTGGGCTagacccatttacctgcatttagcacatatccctctaaactcttcctatccatatatctgtccaaatgtcttttgagagtcataattgtatctgctttaaTAGCTTCCACTGGCAGCTATTGCAGATACAGACTGCCCTCAGAGTGAAAACATTGTTTCCGAGGTCCTTCTTAAATCACTCCCTCCCTCAGCTTACCTTCTGGTATTTAATACCCTCTGGTATTTAATACCCTCtggtattaaatcttttaccctggGAAAATAAAACAATGTGAACACATTATCCAtggctctcatgattttgcacacttcaataaaatcacccttcagcttcctgtgctccaaagagaaatgtccagcctctccctatatctcaagcCCACAAGTCCAGGTAACAACCTGGTTTATCTTTCCTGCACCCTTCTTTTCCAACTTATTGTCATCCTTCCGATGGttaggtgaccagaactacacacagtactccaagtgtggtttcaCCAACGAGTTGTACAGCTGCATAACTACGTCCCAACGTTTGTACTCAATCCCCTTCCTTGTCCATCtgacttgccactttcagggaacaatgcacctgACTTCCCAGATCACTATGTTCCACAACACTTTCTAAGGCGCTAACATTTAATGTGCAAGTCCTGCCTGGTTTGACATGGCAAAGTGAAGCACCTCACGCTTgttagagttaaattccatttgtcattccttggccaacctttccagtatgTTTCAGTAAAATCATCTCtccttccaaattccaatcaATACAAACCTACCTGCTCAACCATTCCACATACGAAAATAACTCCAATCCCAGATTTACCCTTAGAACGCTTCTTTGAATTGCCatgataaaatatttttccttGAATAGGGGATGAACGGGAAACAGTTCTCGTCGTGAAGTCTCAATAGTACCTTGCACATCTGGACTTTACCAGCTTTATATCCAGCCTCCGGGAAATATAAGCCAGCATTCCATTGGACTTGCTCATTATCTGCTGCATGTGGACACTAGATTTCTTTGTTTCATAACTGAGGATTCCAAATCCCTTGTGTTGCAGTTATCTGCAGTCCATCTCCATTTGGATTAAGGACTGTTTTACATCTTGCGTGACTTCTTGCTTGACAGCAGGGGGGACACACACGACATTTAAGAGATTGGCTTCTCAGTTTCCAAAACAAATCTCGTAAGTGGTTAGTAGCTGATGCTTGTCACCTTCCAGCCTTCAATTAGAATGGAGACATACACATTTAAATGCATATCAATTATAGgtaaaatatatttaatgataTAACTTATAACTAATAACAACGGTCGTTCAAGTTTCCAACCTGCACTTAAACCTGCTGGCCCTACTTCAATCACCTtgaagattagaaacatagaaaataggtgcaggagtaggccattcggtccttcgagcctgcaccaccattcaatatgatcatggctgatcatccagctcagtaacctgtacctgccttctctccataccccctgatccctttagccacaagggccacatctaactccctcttaaatatagccaatgaactggcctcaactaccttctgtggcagagaattccacagactcaccactctctgtgtgaagaaatgttttctcatctcggtcctaaaagacttcccccttatccttaagctgtgacccctggtcctggacttccccaacatcgggaacaatcttcccgcatctagcctctccaaccccttaagaattttatatgtttcaataagatcccccctcagtcttctaaattccagcgagtataagcctagtctatccagtctttcttcatatgaaagtcctgccatcccagggatcaatctggtgaaccttctctctactccctctaaggctcatggctgatcgttcccaatcaataccccgtgcctgccttctccccatatcccttgattccactagccccgagaactctatctaactctctcttaaatccatccagtgagttggcttccactgccctctgtggcagagaattacacaaattcacaactctctgggtgaaaaagttttttctcacctcagttttaaatggcctccactttattctaagactgtggcccctggttctggactcccccaccattgggaacattttttctgcatctagtttgtccagtccttttataattttatatgtttctacaagatcccctctcatccttctaaactccagtgaatacaagcctagtcttttcaatctttcctcatatgtcagtcccgccatcccagggatcaatctcgtgaacctacgctgcactgcctcaattacaaggatgtccttcctcaaattaggagaccaaaacggtacacaatactccagatgtggtcttaccagggccctatacaactacaaaagaacctctttactcctatactgaaatcctcttgttatgaaggccaacattccattagctttcttcactgcctgctgtacctgcacgccaactttcagtgactggtgtacaaggacacccaggtctcgctgcacctcccccttacctaacctaactccattgagataataatctgcctccttgtttctgccgccaaagtggataacctcacatttatctatattatactgcatctgccacgcatctgcccactcactcaacctgtccaggtcaccctgcaacctcctaacatcctcttcacagtttacactgccacccagctttgtgtcatccgcaaacttgctagtgttacttctaattccctcttccaaatcattaatatatatggtaaacagttgtggccccaacaccgagccttgcggcactcctctcgccagtgcctgccattctgaaaaggacccgtttactcctactctttgcttcctgtctgccaaccaattttctatccatgtcaacaccctacgcccaataccatgtgctccaattttagtcatcaatctcctgtgcgggaccttatcaaaggctttctgaaagtctagatacactacatccactggctccccttcatccattttatttgtcacgtcctcaaaaaattccagaagattagtcaagcatgatttccctttcacaaatccatgctgacttggacttatccttttactgctaaccaaatgcaccgttattacctctttaataattgactccagtatctttcccaccaccaaagtcaggctaactggtatgtaattccctgttttctctctcgctcctttcttgaaaagtgggataacattagctatcctccaatttaCTGtcctttactgtccttctttatattcttggccaacttcccctcgtacttcatcttttcagctcgtattgcccgttttgttatctTCTTTTgtactatgaaagtttcccaatcctctgacttccggctactctttgctgtgttatacatcttttcttttagttttattccatccctaacttcccttgtcagccacggttgcctcctattccccttagaatctttcttcctttttggaatgaaatgatcctgcgtcttccagattatgcccagaaattactgctattgctgttccaccgtccatCCTGGTAGAATCCCTTTCCAgcctaccttggccagctcctctctcatgccttcatagtcccttttgttcaactgcaacactgacacttccgatttaaccttctccttctcaaattgcagattaaaactaatcatattatgatcactacctccaagcggttcctttacctcgagttctcttatcaaatcacggtcattggacaacactaaatccagaattgccttttctctggtaggctccattacaagctgctctaagaatccatctcggaggcactctacaaactctctttcttggggtcctgaaccaacctgattttcccagtctacctgcataataAAATCACCCATcatcacagtggcattaccttttttacatgccagttttaactcctgctacatcttacaccctacattcgggctactatttgggggtctgtagataataccaattagtgtcttcttgcctttacaattcctcaactcaatccacagtgactctaactcatcagtccctatgtctgcCCTCGCAAGGgattgaatttcatccctcaccagcagagctaccccaccgtctctgcccacctgcctgtcctttctataggatgtataaccctgaatattaagttcccaggcccgatcctcctgcagccacgtctctgtaatccccacaatgtcatatctaccaacctctaactgagcctcaagctcatctactttacttcttatactttgcgcattcatatacaatacttttgatTCCTTACTCATcttacccttcacatcgatccctatcacacggccatactctcctatcccttagtgagctttctttcctgttaattctggggtccctttactctctttccctttaactccatccttgactatcccatttgacaccccccccccccccttatttagtttaaaaccacccgtaaagcagtggcaaacctgcctgctagaatgctggtcccccacctgttaaggttcAATCCATCCCTttcgtacaattcccccttaccccaaaacagatcccagtgatctaagaatctaaatccctgccccctgcaccatttccccagccacacattccggccctgtatctccctgttcctgctctcgccagcacgaggaactggaagcaaactggagataaccacaccgggggtcctgcttttcagcatttttccgagctctctaaagtcacgctgcagaatatccctccccttctttccgacatcgtttgtgccaacatgcactaccacttccggctgttcaccttcgcccttgaggattctTGGGCAAAATTAACCTACCAAGCAACAATACATTATATGTGCATGtgtcaagttaaaaaaaaaaaattaggatTTCAGTGTTCTGTTTCAGACAATTAGACACTCTTGAAGATCTGTAAGTGTGAATTTTACTAAGTATCTCAGATTTTTGGGTAGAGATTCATGAATTCCATAAGGTGGATCTCTGTAATATGAATGGCTGTATTGCAGGCTCACCTGCACTCTCAAACTCTGCACATTCATTTGTGAAGAATGCTGGTAGTTGTCTGTACAGAGAATGAAAGGTTACCCCGCTGTTCATGTTTCAAACTGGATTATTTATTATTCTTACAGGCTTATATCCATATCCTTAAAATTATCAATTTTCAGAGCACAAGCAAGGGTATGCAAGTAGGACTTACATAATAAAGTATATTCCACTGATTAACTGGGTCATTGACAAATTGTTAGCCGATTCAAACTACTTACCTAATATAAGGAGAGTTGGCGCCACCCAGGAAGATAGTCGGGGCAGTAAAAGGAGTGTTGAATTCTGGGAAGCCCATGAGATGCTCGATATTGTTTGTTACAGCTTCTAGATTAACTCTCCAAACATATCGGCCATTACGTTCCACCAGATTACTCAAGATAAACCACCGGGTGTGGGCATCCTATAAATGACAGAACGGTGTTGATAAACGTGAGTAAACCAGTGATCTATCATTAGTTATAACTGATGACACTGAAAGGCACCAGAGCAacgttaaattatttttttaactgcATAAGCATCgttaagagttgctgccttacaggttcagagatgcgggttcgatcctgaacactggtagctatctgtacggagtttgtatgttctccccgtgacctgcgtgggttttctctggtatcagtttcctcccacactccaaaggtgtaaaggtctgcaggttaattggcttggtataattgtaaatcgtccctggtgtgtgtaagattgCGCTagcgtgtggggattgctggttggcacagactcgatgggctgaagggcttgtttctgctctgtatctctaaactaaactgaactaatctcccAAAGGTTAATTTCTGACAGAATTCATGGTTTGCCTGGGATAAATTGCAGCATCACTCACGCATAAGGTGCATTTTTTATCTACCCTGTTTTCCGGAAGGCAATAACTTTAATCAGAAGACGATTACTCGCCTGGTGCGCAGTCTACAATACCCAGCCTTTCAGTCATTCTTTATTCACAAACCCTGGGATAAATCGAGCAAGCCAGGCAAATGATCCACAGTTAAGCCCAACTCAGATCTAACACCAGGTTTACAAATTCTTAAATAACCACCCAACTGTCACTTCCTGGAACAAGTGAGATGAACAGTCATTCAGGTGAGATGGTGAACAATGTCAGTGGAATTGTACCAAAAGAAGAAACTTCTGTGGAGAAGAAAGGCCACATCCTGGGCATAGGGACCACTGAAACGAATCAATAACCCACACAGATTCAGGCAAAGAAGCTGTGCAAGAAACAGCCGCAGGCATTATCTACAAGCCGTTGAAGCATAGTAAGGGTAGTACAGCGGCACATCTAGTAAAGCCACactctcacagctccagcaacccaggcTCAATCCTAACTTCTTGCGCTGCCTCAGTAAAATTCACACGTTTTTGGTAGTCATGCGAGTTTCCCCCTAAAGCTCTAGTTTCTTACctgatcccaaagacgtgcagaatgGTAGGTtcactggccactgtaaattgttcctgataTGTAGTTGTAGTATAATCtggtggagggggcgggggggataGAATTGGTGCCGAGATGGGGAGAAAATTGGATCGGTGTTGGATTTCTATAGATACGTACTCAATGGCTGGCGCAGGCTCAAAGTGCCGAAAGGCCCTTTTCCATGGTGTATGGCCATGTCTCTATAACACTCATCAAGCACTTGGAAGACATATTTGGTTAATCCAAAACCTATCTCCAGGCCAAGGAGGTATGCTAGAAAAGGGGAGGGCATTGTCTATTTTGCTGTGCTTGTGAAATGTTTTTCTGCTATTCCAACCTGTCCTTTGGTCGAATTTAAATGTAGATTTTAGTAGTAAAATCTGAATGGAGTGTTTTACCTCAATGTATGCTTGAAGCTGTTGCTCAGCTCGGTTGCGTGCAGTGGACCTTGACCAGTCATCGTCCAGGGTTACCGCTTTCATAGCAGCAATGTAATCTGGAAAAACTCTACTCGAGACGGACCGATTCGGACTGATGTC
Proteins encoded in this region:
- the abhd11 gene encoding sn-1-specific diacylglycerol lipase ABHD11 isoform X2 — encoded protein: MEMMQMRRLLLRGGRWARALGQRRRRRRAASGAAEGRPVDLSYNLMDGRNTDTPLVFLHGLLGSKSNFYSIAKGLVQRTGRTVVTVDSRNHGDSGHSPVMTYEVMSLDLQNMLDKLEIPECILIGHSMGGKTAMTMALHRPGMVEKLVVVDISPNRSVSSRVFPDYIAAMKAVTLDDDWSRSTARNRAEQQLQAYIEDAHTRWFILSNLVERNGRYVWRVNLEAVTNNIEHLMGFPEFNTPFTAPTIFLGGANSPYISPKDYPEIKRLFPNSIIQHVPEAGHWVHAENPHDFINAICAFLETS
- the abhd11 gene encoding sn-1-specific diacylglycerol lipase ABHD11 isoform X3; this encodes MKRPVDLSYNLMDGRNTDTPLVFLHGLLGSKSNFYSIAKGLVQRTGRTVVTVDSRNHGDSGHSPVMTYEVMSLDLQNMLDKLEIPECILIGHSMGGKTAMTMALHRPGMVEKLVVVDISPNRSVSSRVFPDYIAAMKAVTLDDDWSRSTARNRAEQQLQAYIEDAHTRWFILSNLVERNGRYVWRVNLEAVTNNIEHLMGFPEFNTPFTAPTIFLGGANSPYISPKDYPEIKRLFPNSIIQHVPEAGHWVHAENPHDFINAICAFLETS
- the abhd11 gene encoding sn-1-specific diacylglycerol lipase ABHD11 isoform X4, with amino-acid sequence MDGRNTDTPLVFLHGLLGSKSNFYSIAKGLVQRTGRTVVTVDSRNHGDSGHSPVMTYEVMSLDLQNMLDKLEIPECILIGHSMGGKTAMTMALHRPGMVEKLVVVDISPNRSVSSRVFPDYIAAMKAVTLDDDWSRSTARNRAEQQLQAYIEDAHTRWFILSNLVERNGRYVWRVNLEAVTNNIEHLMGFPEFNTPFTAPTIFLGGANSPYISPKDYPEIKRLFPNSIIQHVPEAGHWVHAENPHDFINAICAFLETS